Proteins from one Juglans microcarpa x Juglans regia isolate MS1-56 chromosome 1S, Jm3101_v1.0, whole genome shotgun sequence genomic window:
- the LOC121245836 gene encoding uncharacterized protein LOC121245836 isoform X2: MEEGLRSDRPSGLVVKNRSSSGCLIVRKKSVDGVGGVGPAGSRKVFESKKQKKRLSLVLSDSGSSDELFPVPQRRVGPETIRVCSGLSTFEKDIVDESEIGRKRDRLDHVRHYEEGMTGRNGFDESISERGNLDIFEFDEYDGFGGQRMRRKHFNDSGIKVGGRRFLGSMDMARSGIDREYETGSSRHGVYKRKNLYCDPAGGLNLGDGVDNTRVKMNRDGTQLPLSLLREKLMGHSDKPIRVQGKNGVLKVMVNKKKRFGGPLEDLDHHIAEESRKGSRIEDIAKRNAVIHSSSYTEKKFEKPGLVFHSEKSQMALQKSLSSKNGKDGEWDSENSDASLKLTLKNVEANSSKKRIRSEEEKTSPSLKLRSKNVEAHSSRKRIRCEEEKTPPSENLPQAIIKEGKARRGSGTEKQKLRERIREMLLSAGWTIDYRPRRNRDYLDAVYINPSGTAYWSIIKAYDAYQKQLKDEDGEAKPSGDCSSFSPISDEILSQLTRKTRKKIEKEMKKKQRDCSDSDNATEAAEKRFASTKRDVESMDSISHEEKLSSFIKQGGKSLKNRMTENGSASVNSKSKGQNAKYMHDGIEKPSSGSNPRMPHARKSRKLGRCTLLVRSSNKAQSSDADGFVPYTGKRTLLSWLIDSGTVGLSQKVQYMNRRRTRVMLEGWITRDGIHCGCCSKILTVSKFEIHAGSKLRQPFQHIYLDSGVSLLQCQIDAWNRQEDSLRIDFHSIDTDGDDPNDDTCGICGDGGDLICCDGCPSTFHLSCLDIRMLPPGDWHCPNCTCKFCGAVSGSGAQGDACALLKCSVCEKKYHKSCMLEMDAIHVDSSSLVSSFCQQKCKELFEHLQKYRGVRHELEAGFSWSLIHRTDKDSDTSLRGLPQRVECNSKLAVAQTVMDECFLPIVDRRSGINLLHNVLYNSGSNFNRLNYSGFYTAILERGDEIISAASIRFHGTKLAEMPFIGTRHVYRRQGMCRRLFAAIESALCSLKVEKLIIPAIAELMHTWTVVFGFAPLEESLKQEMISMNMLVFPGTDMLQKPLLEQESIEGNVTCKTSAKQKVCNNKLSTKPEVESKSDMDSPVGHDSRGCNSAGHDPHGCDEAGLCCANEITDEATDNKSGMDSTAVHDPLGCDDAGLPCANEVNDDVGAADSSSLDASYEVNIPVSVQLTTCFNSYLVDKLAQSASGKKFMSPSDMIHDALEQGNKLEMDCPVIDDGQSWKENDMDEALEVNINIDCLESVPSLGEISAENTTKEINQI; this comes from the exons ATGGAAGAGGGACTGAGATCTGATCGTCCTTCAGGGCTTGTGGTGAAGAATAGGAGCTCATCAGGTTGTTTAATTGTTAGAAAGAAAAGTGTTGATGGAGTGGGTGGGGTTGGTCCTGCTGGTTCTCGAAAGGTTTTCGAGtcgaagaagcagaagaagaggTTGAGTTTGGTTTTGAGCGATTCAGGCTCAAGCGACGAGCTTTTTCCGGTCCCTCAAAGAAGGGTTGGCCCCGAAACTATAAGGGTCTGTAGTGGATTATCCACTTTTGAAAAGGATATTGTAGATGAGAGTGAAATTGGTAGAAAGAGGGATAGGTTGGACCATGTGAGACATTATGAAGAGGGTATGACTGGTAGGAATGGTTTTGACGAGAGCATAAGTGAGAGAGGTAACTTGGACATATTTGAGTTTGATGAGTATGATGGGTTTGGTGGACAAAGAATGCGGAGGAAACATTTCAATGACAGTGGAATCAAAGTTGGGGGAAGAAGGTTTTTGGGATCAATGGACATGGCCCGGAGTGGAATTGATAGGGAATATGAAACTGGGTCGAGTAGACATGGTGTTTACAAGAGAAAGAATTTATATTGTGACCCTGCAGGTGGCTTGAATTTAGGAGATGGTGTTGATAATACTAGGGTTAAGATGAATAGGGATGGAACTCAGCTACCCCTCTCGCttttaagagaaaaattaatGGGCCATTCAGATAAACCCATTAGAGTTCAGGGCAAAAATGGTGTTTTGAAGGTGATGGTAAACAAGAAGAAGAGGTTTGGTGGGCCGTTGGAAGATCTTGATCACCACATTGCTGAGGAAAGTAGAAAGGGTTCAAGGATTGAAGATATTGCTAAGAGGAATGCAGTGATTCATTCATCATCGTACACAgagaaaaaatttgagaaaccaGGTTTAGTTTTCCATTCAGAAAAGAGTCAGATGGCTTTGCAGAAATCATTATCAAGTAAGAATGGTAAGGATGGCGAATGGGATTCAGAGAACAGTGATGCATCATTGAAGCTAACATTGAAAAATGTGGAAGCTAATAGTTCTAAAAAGAGGATAAGAAGTGAAGAAGAAAAGACTTCTCCATCATTGAAGCTAAGATCGAAGAATGTGGAAGCTCATAGTTCTAGAAAGAGGATAAGATGTGAAGAGGAAAAGACTCCTCCATCTGAGAACCTCCCACAGGCTAtaatcaaagaaggaaaagctAGGCGTGGTAGTGGCACAGAGAAGCAAAAGCTGCGTGAACGGATTAGAGAGATGCTTTTGAGTGCTGGCTGGACAATAGATTACAGGCCTAGGAGGAACAGAGACTATCTAGATGCGGTGTACATTAACCCCTCGGGAACAGCATACTGGTCAATCATCAAGGCCTATGATGCATATCAAAAGCAATTGAAAGATGAGGATGGTGAGGCTAAACCCAGCGGGGACTGTTCTTCATTTTCTCCCATATCAGATGAGATACTTAGCCAATTAACTAGGAAAACTcgaaagaaaattgagaaagaaatgaaaaagaagcaaAGAGATTGCAGTGACAGTGACAATGCAACAGAAGCTGCTGAGAAAAGATTTGCAAGTACCAAGCGTGATGTGGAGAGCATGGACAGTATCAGTCATGAAGAGAAACTAAGCTCCTTCATAAAGCAGGGTGGTAAATCATTGAAGAATAGAATGACTGAAAATGGCTCTGCCAGTGTCAACTCAAAATCAAAAGGTCAGAATGCTAAATATATGCATGATGGCATTGAAAAACCATCCTCTGGATCCAACCCTCGTATGCCACATgcaagaaaaagtagaaaactTGGCAGATGTACCTTGTTGGTTCGTAGTTCTAACAAGGCACAAAGCTCGGATGCTGATGGTTTTGTTCCATATACTGGAAAACGGACACTGCTTTCATGGCTGATTGACTCTGGAACTGTGGGATTAAGCCAAAAGGTGCAGTATATGAACCGCCGGCGGACTCGAGTAATGTTGGAGGGTTGGATTACACGAGATGGCATTCACTGTGGTTGCTGTAGTAAAATCCTCACAGTTTCAAAGTTTGAGATTCATGCTGGGAGCAAATTGCGCCAGCCATTTCAACACATATATCTGGACTCTGGGGTTTCTCTTTTGCAGTGCCAGATAGATGCATGGAATAGACAAGAAGATTCTCTACGCATTGATTTTCACTCTATAGACACAGATGGAGATGATCCAAACGATGACACTTGTGGCATCTGTGGAGATGGTGGGGATTTGATCTGTTGTGACGGGTGTCCATCAACATTTCATCTGAGTTGCTTGGATATACGG ATGCTTCCACCTGGCGATTGGCACTGTCCAAATTGCACGTGCAAATTTTGTGGGGCTGTTAGTGGCAGTGGTGCTCAAGGAGATGCCTGCGCACTCCTCAAATGCAGTGTGTGTGAGAAAAAAT ATCATAAATCATGCATGCTGGAGATGGATGCTATTCATGTTGATTCTTCTAGTTTAGTCTCTTCTTTTTGTCAGCAAAAATGTAAAGAG CTCTTTGAGCATTTGCAGAAGTATCGTGGTGTCAGACATGAGCTGGAAGCAGGCTTTTCATGGTCTCTTATTCATAGAACGGACAAAGACTCAGATACATCTCTTCGAGGGCTTCCTCAACGGGTGGAATGCAATTCTAAGCTGGCTGTTGCACAGACTGTTATGGATGAATGCTTCTTGCCAATTGTGGACAGGAGGAGTGGGATTAATTTACTACATAATGTTCTTTATAACAGTGG ATCAAACTTTAATCGGCTAAACTATAGTGGCTTCTACACTGCTATTTTGGAGAGGggtgatgaaataatttctgCAGCATCTATCAG GTTCCATGGGACCAAGTTAGCAGAGATGCCATTTATTGGAACTCGGCATGTATATAGGCGTCAAGGGATGTGCCGTCGGCTTTTTGCTGCTATTGAATCA GCTCTCTGCTCTCTCAAGGTTGAGAAACTTATTATTCCTGCTATTGCTGAACTCATGCATACATGGACTGTGGTTTTTGGTTTCGCTCCTCTCGAGGAATCACTCAAGCAAGAAATGATATCGATGAATATGTTGGTCTTCCCGGGTACAGATATGTTACAGAAGCCACTACTGGAGCAAGAGAGCATTGAGGGGAATGTGACCTGCAAGACAA GTGCAAAGCAAAAGGTGTGCAACAACAAGCTTTCTACTAAGCCTGAGGTGGAAAGTAAATCTGATATGGATTCTCCAGTGGGGCATGATTCTCGTGGGTGTAACAGTGCTGGGCATGATCCTCATGGGTGTGACGAAGCTGGTTTGTGCTGTGCTAATGAGATAACTGATGAAG CCACTGACAATAAATCTGGCATGGATTCCACTGCTGTGCATGATCCACTTGGGTGTGATGATGCTGGTTTGCCGTGTGCCAATGAGGTAAATGATGATGTTGGAGCTGCAGATTCTAGTTCTTTAGATGCTTCATATGAAGTTAATATTCCCGTTTCAGTTCAGCTGACTACATGTTTCAATTCTTATTTGGTGGACAAGCTAGCTCAATCTGCATCTGGCAAGAAGTTTATGTCCCCCTCCGATATGATTCATGATGCACTTGAGCAAGGAAATAAACTGGAAATGGATTGTCCTGTCATAGATGATGGCCAATCTTGGAAAGAGAATGATATGGATGAAGCCCTGGAAGTAAACATTAACATTGACTGTCTTGAGTCTGTTCCATCTCTAGGGGAAATTTCTGCAGAGAACACCACCAAGGAGATCAATCAAATCTAG
- the LOC121245836 gene encoding increased DNA methylation 1-like isoform X1 — translation MEEGLRSDRPSGLVVKNRSSSGCLIVRKKSVDGVGGVGPAGSRKVFESKKQKKRLSLVLSDSGSSDELFPVPQRRVGPETIRVCSGLSTFEKDIVDESEIGRKRDRLDHVRHYEEGMTGRNGFDESISERGNLDIFEFDEYDGFGGQRMRRKHFNDSGIKVGGRRFLGSMDMARSGIDREYETGSSRHGVYKRKNLYCDPAGGLNLGDGVDNTRVKMNRDGTQLPLSLLREKLMGHSDKPIRVQGKNGVLKVMVNKKKRFGGPLEDLDHHIAEESRKGSRIEDIAKRNAVIHSSSYTEKKFEKPGLVFHSEKSQMALQKSLSSKNGKDGEWDSENSDASLKLTLKNVEANSSKKRIRSEEEKTSPSLKLRSKNVEAHSSRKRIRCEEEKTPPSENLPQAIIKEGKARRGSGTEKQKLRERIREMLLSAGWTIDYRPRRNRDYLDAVYINPSGTAYWSIIKAYDAYQKQLKDEDGEAKPSGDCSSFSPISDEILSQLTRKTRKKIEKEMKKKQRDCSDSDNATEAAEKRFASTKRDVESMDSISHEEKLSSFIKQGGKSLKNRMTENGSASVNSKSKGQNAKYMHDGIEKPSSGSNPRMPHARKSRKLGRCTLLVRSSNKAQSSDADGFVPYTGKRTLLSWLIDSGTVGLSQKVQYMNRRRTRVMLEGWITRDGIHCGCCSKILTVSKFEIHAGSKLRQPFQHIYLDSGVSLLQCQIDAWNRQEDSLRIDFHSIDTDGDDPNDDTCGICGDGGDLICCDGCPSTFHLSCLDIRMLPPGDWHCPNCTCKFCGAVSGSGAQGDACALLKCSVCEKKYHKSCMLEMDAIHVDSSSLVSSFCQQKCKELFEHLQKYRGVRHELEAGFSWSLIHRTDKDSDTSLRGLPQRVECNSKLAVAQTVMDECFLPIVDRRSGINLLHNVLYNSGSNFNRLNYSGFYTAILERGDEIISAASIRFHGTKLAEMPFIGTRHVYRRQGMCRRLFAAIESALCSLKVEKLIIPAIAELMHTWTVVFGFAPLEESLKQEMISMNMLVFPGTDMLQKPLLEQESIEGNVTCKTSAKQKVCNNKLSTKPEVESKSDMDSPVGHDSRGCNSAGHDPHGCDEAGLCCANEITDEGAFTDNKSNLHADPHRFDGASHCSNELTDEVTATDNKSGMDSTAVHDPLGCDDAGLPCANEVNDDVGAADSSSLDASYEVNIPVSVQLTTCFNSYLVDKLAQSASGKKFMSPSDMIHDALEQGNKLEMDCPVIDDGQSWKENDMDEALEVNINIDCLESVPSLGEISAENTTKEINQI, via the exons ATGGAAGAGGGACTGAGATCTGATCGTCCTTCAGGGCTTGTGGTGAAGAATAGGAGCTCATCAGGTTGTTTAATTGTTAGAAAGAAAAGTGTTGATGGAGTGGGTGGGGTTGGTCCTGCTGGTTCTCGAAAGGTTTTCGAGtcgaagaagcagaagaagaggTTGAGTTTGGTTTTGAGCGATTCAGGCTCAAGCGACGAGCTTTTTCCGGTCCCTCAAAGAAGGGTTGGCCCCGAAACTATAAGGGTCTGTAGTGGATTATCCACTTTTGAAAAGGATATTGTAGATGAGAGTGAAATTGGTAGAAAGAGGGATAGGTTGGACCATGTGAGACATTATGAAGAGGGTATGACTGGTAGGAATGGTTTTGACGAGAGCATAAGTGAGAGAGGTAACTTGGACATATTTGAGTTTGATGAGTATGATGGGTTTGGTGGACAAAGAATGCGGAGGAAACATTTCAATGACAGTGGAATCAAAGTTGGGGGAAGAAGGTTTTTGGGATCAATGGACATGGCCCGGAGTGGAATTGATAGGGAATATGAAACTGGGTCGAGTAGACATGGTGTTTACAAGAGAAAGAATTTATATTGTGACCCTGCAGGTGGCTTGAATTTAGGAGATGGTGTTGATAATACTAGGGTTAAGATGAATAGGGATGGAACTCAGCTACCCCTCTCGCttttaagagaaaaattaatGGGCCATTCAGATAAACCCATTAGAGTTCAGGGCAAAAATGGTGTTTTGAAGGTGATGGTAAACAAGAAGAAGAGGTTTGGTGGGCCGTTGGAAGATCTTGATCACCACATTGCTGAGGAAAGTAGAAAGGGTTCAAGGATTGAAGATATTGCTAAGAGGAATGCAGTGATTCATTCATCATCGTACACAgagaaaaaatttgagaaaccaGGTTTAGTTTTCCATTCAGAAAAGAGTCAGATGGCTTTGCAGAAATCATTATCAAGTAAGAATGGTAAGGATGGCGAATGGGATTCAGAGAACAGTGATGCATCATTGAAGCTAACATTGAAAAATGTGGAAGCTAATAGTTCTAAAAAGAGGATAAGAAGTGAAGAAGAAAAGACTTCTCCATCATTGAAGCTAAGATCGAAGAATGTGGAAGCTCATAGTTCTAGAAAGAGGATAAGATGTGAAGAGGAAAAGACTCCTCCATCTGAGAACCTCCCACAGGCTAtaatcaaagaaggaaaagctAGGCGTGGTAGTGGCACAGAGAAGCAAAAGCTGCGTGAACGGATTAGAGAGATGCTTTTGAGTGCTGGCTGGACAATAGATTACAGGCCTAGGAGGAACAGAGACTATCTAGATGCGGTGTACATTAACCCCTCGGGAACAGCATACTGGTCAATCATCAAGGCCTATGATGCATATCAAAAGCAATTGAAAGATGAGGATGGTGAGGCTAAACCCAGCGGGGACTGTTCTTCATTTTCTCCCATATCAGATGAGATACTTAGCCAATTAACTAGGAAAACTcgaaagaaaattgagaaagaaatgaaaaagaagcaaAGAGATTGCAGTGACAGTGACAATGCAACAGAAGCTGCTGAGAAAAGATTTGCAAGTACCAAGCGTGATGTGGAGAGCATGGACAGTATCAGTCATGAAGAGAAACTAAGCTCCTTCATAAAGCAGGGTGGTAAATCATTGAAGAATAGAATGACTGAAAATGGCTCTGCCAGTGTCAACTCAAAATCAAAAGGTCAGAATGCTAAATATATGCATGATGGCATTGAAAAACCATCCTCTGGATCCAACCCTCGTATGCCACATgcaagaaaaagtagaaaactTGGCAGATGTACCTTGTTGGTTCGTAGTTCTAACAAGGCACAAAGCTCGGATGCTGATGGTTTTGTTCCATATACTGGAAAACGGACACTGCTTTCATGGCTGATTGACTCTGGAACTGTGGGATTAAGCCAAAAGGTGCAGTATATGAACCGCCGGCGGACTCGAGTAATGTTGGAGGGTTGGATTACACGAGATGGCATTCACTGTGGTTGCTGTAGTAAAATCCTCACAGTTTCAAAGTTTGAGATTCATGCTGGGAGCAAATTGCGCCAGCCATTTCAACACATATATCTGGACTCTGGGGTTTCTCTTTTGCAGTGCCAGATAGATGCATGGAATAGACAAGAAGATTCTCTACGCATTGATTTTCACTCTATAGACACAGATGGAGATGATCCAAACGATGACACTTGTGGCATCTGTGGAGATGGTGGGGATTTGATCTGTTGTGACGGGTGTCCATCAACATTTCATCTGAGTTGCTTGGATATACGG ATGCTTCCACCTGGCGATTGGCACTGTCCAAATTGCACGTGCAAATTTTGTGGGGCTGTTAGTGGCAGTGGTGCTCAAGGAGATGCCTGCGCACTCCTCAAATGCAGTGTGTGTGAGAAAAAAT ATCATAAATCATGCATGCTGGAGATGGATGCTATTCATGTTGATTCTTCTAGTTTAGTCTCTTCTTTTTGTCAGCAAAAATGTAAAGAG CTCTTTGAGCATTTGCAGAAGTATCGTGGTGTCAGACATGAGCTGGAAGCAGGCTTTTCATGGTCTCTTATTCATAGAACGGACAAAGACTCAGATACATCTCTTCGAGGGCTTCCTCAACGGGTGGAATGCAATTCTAAGCTGGCTGTTGCACAGACTGTTATGGATGAATGCTTCTTGCCAATTGTGGACAGGAGGAGTGGGATTAATTTACTACATAATGTTCTTTATAACAGTGG ATCAAACTTTAATCGGCTAAACTATAGTGGCTTCTACACTGCTATTTTGGAGAGGggtgatgaaataatttctgCAGCATCTATCAG GTTCCATGGGACCAAGTTAGCAGAGATGCCATTTATTGGAACTCGGCATGTATATAGGCGTCAAGGGATGTGCCGTCGGCTTTTTGCTGCTATTGAATCA GCTCTCTGCTCTCTCAAGGTTGAGAAACTTATTATTCCTGCTATTGCTGAACTCATGCATACATGGACTGTGGTTTTTGGTTTCGCTCCTCTCGAGGAATCACTCAAGCAAGAAATGATATCGATGAATATGTTGGTCTTCCCGGGTACAGATATGTTACAGAAGCCACTACTGGAGCAAGAGAGCATTGAGGGGAATGTGACCTGCAAGACAA GTGCAAAGCAAAAGGTGTGCAACAACAAGCTTTCTACTAAGCCTGAGGTGGAAAGTAAATCTGATATGGATTCTCCAGTGGGGCATGATTCTCGTGGGTGTAACAGTGCTGGGCATGATCCTCATGGGTGTGACGAAGCTGGTTTGTGCTGTGCTAATGAGATAACTGATGAAGGTGCATTTACAGATAATAAATCCAATTTGCATGCTGATCCTCATAGGTTTGACGGTGCTAGTCATTGTTCTAATGAATTAACTGATGAAGTTACAGCCACTGACAATAAATCTGGCATGGATTCCACTGCTGTGCATGATCCACTTGGGTGTGATGATGCTGGTTTGCCGTGTGCCAATGAGGTAAATGATGATGTTGGAGCTGCAGATTCTAGTTCTTTAGATGCTTCATATGAAGTTAATATTCCCGTTTCAGTTCAGCTGACTACATGTTTCAATTCTTATTTGGTGGACAAGCTAGCTCAATCTGCATCTGGCAAGAAGTTTATGTCCCCCTCCGATATGATTCATGATGCACTTGAGCAAGGAAATAAACTGGAAATGGATTGTCCTGTCATAGATGATGGCCAATCTTGGAAAGAGAATGATATGGATGAAGCCCTGGAAGTAAACATTAACATTGACTGTCTTGAGTCTGTTCCATCTCTAGGGGAAATTTCTGCAGAGAACACCACCAAGGAGATCAATCAAATCTAG